The Salmo salar chromosome ssa06, Ssal_v3.1, whole genome shotgun sequence genome window below encodes:
- the LOC106596252 gene encoding meteorin-like protein isoform X3, which produces MELSAVGERVFAAESIIKQRIRRGRMEYLVKWKGWSKNGLAREAEANSRTVQQVRLRCTEGSVEWVYPGQALRVVLEPNLSSARHTTVCIKPFRSFNGASVYIERAGELDLLMTDGGRPEQVFCFPADGPQKPAIFLLANPQRDISQRAVGFRYELLGNRTTTPNLGQSVLQASCRPCNDTELLLAICSSDFVVRGSIRNVSHNAERQTSLVEVSEGRVYRQRSGVFERHTGTIGVPGSSSSWRGHIHTLLQCHVKPGGGEFLFTGTEHFGEAWLGCAPRYKDFMSLYQSAWAARQNPCEFPLD; this is translated from the exons ATGGAGCTATCGGCTGTTGGAGAGCGTGTCTTCGCTGCCGAGTCTATCATCAAACAACGCATAAGAAGA GGTCGAATGGAATACCTTGTGAAATGGAAGGGCTGGTCTAAAAA TGGTTTGGCGCGCGAGGCTGAGGCGAACTCGCGGACTGTGCAGCAGGTGCGGCTGCGTTGCACGGAGGGTTCGGTGGAGTGGGTCTACCCGGGCCAGGCGCTTCGGGTCGTCCTGGAACCCAACCTGTCCTCTGCGCGCCACACAACGGTCTGTATCAAACCGTTCCGCAGCTTCAACGGCGCCAGCGTCTACATCGAGCGGGCTGGGGAACTGGACCTGTTGATGACGGATGGAGGGCGGCCGGAGCAGGTGTTCTGTTTCCCGGCGGACGGACCTCAGAAGCCAGCCATCTTCCTCCTGGCGAACCCGCAGAGGGATATCAGCCAACGCGCAGTAGGCTTCAGATATGAGTTGCTGGGCAATCGGACCACTACGCCCAACCTCGGCCAaagtgtgttgcagg cTAGCTGCCGACCCTGCAATGACACAGAGCTCCTCCTGGCCATCTGCAGCAGTGACTTTG TGGTTCGCGGCTCCATCAGGAACGTATCCCACAATGCTGAGCGGCAGACATCGTTGGTGGAGGTCTCAGAGGGGAGGGTGTACCGGCAGCGTAGCGGGGTGTTCGAGCGCCACACTGGCACCATAGGGGTTCCCGGTTCCAGTTCCTCATGGCGCGGTCACATCCACACACTGTTACAGTGTCACGTAAAGCCTGGGGGCGGAGAGTTCCTTTTCACAGGGACAGAACACTTTGGGGAGGCCTGGCTGGGTTGTGCCCCCCGCTATAAAGACTTCATGTCCCTCTACCAATCAGCTTGGGCGGCTCGTCAGAACCCCTGTGAGTTCCCGCTGGACTGA
- the LOC106596252 gene encoding meteorin-like protein isoform X4, giving the protein MSPTLRLMFMYVLFLCCLSPCAADLCNWSGSGLAREAEANSRTVQQVRLRCTEGSVEWVYPGQALRVVLEPNLSSARHTTVCIKPFRSFNGASVYIERAGELDLLMTDGGRPEQVFCFPADGPQKPAIFLLANPQRDISQRAVGFRYELLGNRTTTPNLGQSVLQASCRPCNDTELLLAICSSDFVVRGSIRNVSHNAERQTSLVEVSEGRVYRQRSGVFERHTGTIGVPGSSSSWRGHIHTLLQCHVKPGGGEFLFTGTEHFGEAWLGCAPRYKDFMSLYQSAWAARQNPCEFPLD; this is encoded by the exons ATGTCGCCAACTCTCAGGCTGATGTTTATGTATGTACTGTTCCTCTGCTGTTTGTCTCCCTGCGCGGCAGACCTATGCAACTGGAGTGGAAG TGGTTTGGCGCGCGAGGCTGAGGCGAACTCGCGGACTGTGCAGCAGGTGCGGCTGCGTTGCACGGAGGGTTCGGTGGAGTGGGTCTACCCGGGCCAGGCGCTTCGGGTCGTCCTGGAACCCAACCTGTCCTCTGCGCGCCACACAACGGTCTGTATCAAACCGTTCCGCAGCTTCAACGGCGCCAGCGTCTACATCGAGCGGGCTGGGGAACTGGACCTGTTGATGACGGATGGAGGGCGGCCGGAGCAGGTGTTCTGTTTCCCGGCGGACGGACCTCAGAAGCCAGCCATCTTCCTCCTGGCGAACCCGCAGAGGGATATCAGCCAACGCGCAGTAGGCTTCAGATATGAGTTGCTGGGCAATCGGACCACTACGCCCAACCTCGGCCAaagtgtgttgcagg cTAGCTGCCGACCCTGCAATGACACAGAGCTCCTCCTGGCCATCTGCAGCAGTGACTTTG TGGTTCGCGGCTCCATCAGGAACGTATCCCACAATGCTGAGCGGCAGACATCGTTGGTGGAGGTCTCAGAGGGGAGGGTGTACCGGCAGCGTAGCGGGGTGTTCGAGCGCCACACTGGCACCATAGGGGTTCCCGGTTCCAGTTCCTCATGGCGCGGTCACATCCACACACTGTTACAGTGTCACGTAAAGCCTGGGGGCGGAGAGTTCCTTTTCACAGGGACAGAACACTTTGGGGAGGCCTGGCTGGGTTGTGCCCCCCGCTATAAAGACTTCATGTCCCTCTACCAATCAGCTTGGGCGGCTCGTCAGAACCCCTGTGAGTTCCCGCTGGACTGA
- the LOC106596252 gene encoding chromobox protein homolog 8 isoform X1 encodes MELSAVGERVFAAESIIKQRIRRGRMEYLVKWKGWSKKYSTWEPEENILDARLFAAFEERERERELFGPKKRGPKPETFLLKAKAKATAKTYECRREMPRGIRVSYPVPTPMITPRAREGLRAVVPTIFPPSTVNRGESVRVRLPETERRPRPAPPPSFMAEEFVTIPKKRGPKPKLRLRFNMEPDSCPTEEPGKRSRLEEQQVPYGQSKMSRHCHHEGETSERSVIQLTHRFQEGTSIVPKSNKAQRQVGTMSHPGTHSHDGRLVHKARLDHQSRRTLECPGGMSIPHPKLKHVSKNHFYRASDSSSSMQQSRPIVVAKSPASRSSGEQSAVSWRPRLDNVETVVVTDVTTNFLTVTIKESSTDKGFFKDKR; translated from the exons ATGGAGCTATCGGCTGTTGGAGAGCGTGTCTTCGCTGCCGAGTCTATCATCAAACAACGCATAAGAAGA GGTCGAATGGAATACCTTGTGAAATGGAAGGGCTGGTCTAAAAA ATATAGCACCTGGGAACCGGAGGAAAACATTCTAGATGCGCGCCTCTTCGCTGCATTCGAAGAGAG GGAGCGTGAAAGGGAGTTATTTGGGCCTAAGAAGAGGGGACCGAAGCCGGAGACATTTCTGCTGAAG GCAAAGGCGAAAGCCACAGCAAAGACTTATGAATGCAGAAgagaaatgccaagggggattcGTGTTTCATACCCTGTTCCGACGCCTATGATTACACCGAGAGCTCGAGAGGGACTACGGGCTGTCGTGCCCACAATCTTTCCCCCTAGCACGGTCAACCGAGGAGAGAGCGTGAGGGTCAGactgccagagacagagagaaggccgCGACCGGCGCCTCCGCCCTCATTCATGGCTGAGGAATTTGTCACCATTCCTAAAAAAAGGGGACCTAAACCCAAGTTACGTTTACGATTCAACATGGAGCCAGACAGCTGTCCAACAGAGGAGCCCGGGAAGAGGAGTCGGTTAGAGGAGCAGCAGGTCCCATACGGTCAGTCTAAAATGTCCAGACATTGTCATCATGAAGGGGAAACATCTGAGAGAAGTGTCATCCAGTTGACACACAGGTTTCAGGAGGGAACGAGCATTGTGCCAAAATCAAACAAAGCTCAAAGACAGGTGGGGACTATGTCCCATCCTGGCACCCATAGCCATGACGGAAGACTCGTCCATAAGGCTAGACTCGATCACCAGAGCCGCAGGACTTTAGAATGCCCTGGGGGCATGTCTATCCCACACCCCAAACTGAAGCATGTGTCCAAAAACCATTTCTACAGAGCCAGTGACTCTTCTTCATCCATGCAACAGTCTAGGCCCATTGTTGTCGCCAAATCGCCTGCATCGAGGAGTTCTGGAGAGCAGTCAGCAGTGTCTTGGAGGCCACGTCTGGATAATGTTGAGACGGTGGTGGTAACAGATGTTACAACAAACTTTTTGACAGTCACCATCAAAGAGAGCAGCACAGACAAAGGTTTTTTCAAAGATAAAAGATGA
- the LOC106596252 gene encoding chromobox protein homolog 8 isoform X2 gives MELSAVGERVFAAESIIKQRIRRGRMEYLVKWKGWSKKERERELFGPKKRGPKPETFLLKAKAKATAKTYECRREMPRGIRVSYPVPTPMITPRAREGLRAVVPTIFPPSTVNRGESVRVRLPETERRPRPAPPPSFMAEEFVTIPKKRGPKPKLRLRFNMEPDSCPTEEPGKRSRLEEQQVPYGQSKMSRHCHHEGETSERSVIQLTHRFQEGTSIVPKSNKAQRQVGTMSHPGTHSHDGRLVHKARLDHQSRRTLECPGGMSIPHPKLKHVSKNHFYRASDSSSSMQQSRPIVVAKSPASRSSGEQSAVSWRPRLDNVETVVVTDVTTNFLTVTIKESSTDKGFFKDKR, from the exons ATGGAGCTATCGGCTGTTGGAGAGCGTGTCTTCGCTGCCGAGTCTATCATCAAACAACGCATAAGAAGA GGTCGAATGGAATACCTTGTGAAATGGAAGGGCTGGTCTAAAAA GGAGCGTGAAAGGGAGTTATTTGGGCCTAAGAAGAGGGGACCGAAGCCGGAGACATTTCTGCTGAAG GCAAAGGCGAAAGCCACAGCAAAGACTTATGAATGCAGAAgagaaatgccaagggggattcGTGTTTCATACCCTGTTCCGACGCCTATGATTACACCGAGAGCTCGAGAGGGACTACGGGCTGTCGTGCCCACAATCTTTCCCCCTAGCACGGTCAACCGAGGAGAGAGCGTGAGGGTCAGactgccagagacagagagaaggccgCGACCGGCGCCTCCGCCCTCATTCATGGCTGAGGAATTTGTCACCATTCCTAAAAAAAGGGGACCTAAACCCAAGTTACGTTTACGATTCAACATGGAGCCAGACAGCTGTCCAACAGAGGAGCCCGGGAAGAGGAGTCGGTTAGAGGAGCAGCAGGTCCCATACGGTCAGTCTAAAATGTCCAGACATTGTCATCATGAAGGGGAAACATCTGAGAGAAGTGTCATCCAGTTGACACACAGGTTTCAGGAGGGAACGAGCATTGTGCCAAAATCAAACAAAGCTCAAAGACAGGTGGGGACTATGTCCCATCCTGGCACCCATAGCCATGACGGAAGACTCGTCCATAAGGCTAGACTCGATCACCAGAGCCGCAGGACTTTAGAATGCCCTGGGGGCATGTCTATCCCACACCCCAAACTGAAGCATGTGTCCAAAAACCATTTCTACAGAGCCAGTGACTCTTCTTCATCCATGCAACAGTCTAGGCCCATTGTTGTCGCCAAATCGCCTGCATCGAGGAGTTCTGGAGAGCAGTCAGCAGTGTCTTGGAGGCCACGTCTGGATAATGTTGAGACGGTGGTGGTAACAGATGTTACAACAAACTTTTTGACAGTCACCATCAAAGAGAGCAGCACAGACAAAGGTTTTTTCAAAGATAAAAGATGA